Proteins from one Bactrocera neohumeralis isolate Rockhampton chromosome 3, APGP_CSIRO_Bneo_wtdbg2-racon-allhic-juicebox.fasta_v2, whole genome shotgun sequence genomic window:
- the LOC126753421 gene encoding phosphoribosylformylglycinamidine synthase isoform X3, translated as MFSGGMGIMDSTMRQKVDPKRGMLLVKIGGPVYRIGVGGGAASSVEVQGSSNSDVDFNAVQRGDAEMENKLNRVVRACIEMGDNNPILAIHDQGAGGNGNVLKELVEPGFAGAVIFSKEFQLGDPTINALELWGAEYQENNALICKPEHRKILEDICSRERCPISFVGVVTGNGKVTLVESQADFERALELEENLNLLGAIPFDLELKHVLGDMPQREYKLDRISEKLKPLSLNSDFNNSECLKTVLSQLSVGSKRFLTNKVDRCVTGLVAQQQCVGPLHTPLADYGLTAISYFGKKGIATSIGTQPIKGILSSSAMARMCVAEAISNLVFVKITELADVKCSGNWMWPAKLPGEGARLYDACKEMCQMMKELHIAVDGGKDSLSMAAKVNDETVKSPGTLVISTYVPCPDITVKITPDLKGPSLGEQTALVWINIEGKFRLGGSALALAFSQQGDECPTVLQSDILVKAFTTTQNLIQQGKLLAGHDISDGGLITCLLEMAFGGLCGFQIDLTNVMKILNTAHIDKAAKLIGKPEVAVLYAEECGWVIEVPMKLLSEVQNIYTNNGVPNYYLGLTSGLGLNSTLIIKNHSETILHNDVKTLFKQWERTSFEIEKLQSNPDCALEEYNSLNYRSAPKYYCSLDLNAEISALRATKVVSVAVIREEGINSDREIMASLIKANFEVHDVTMSDLLCGRTYLDRYRGIIFPGGFSYADTLGSAKGWAANIMFSDLLSPQFEAFKRRQDVFSLGVCNGCQLMALIGWVGNVSMLNGHVIDVPEVAVLHNKSERFECRWTTIRVEDSNSIMLNKLKGSILGCWISHGEGRFSFRTTEILNSLKSNRCVAIKYADDKGNATEAYPMNPNGSVDGIAGLCSEDGRHLALMPHPERCTAMFQWPYVPADFKINSLESPWQIMFNSAYEWCTK; from the exons gGTGCTGGCGGTAATGGCAATGTTTTAAAGGAGCTAGTAGAGCCTGGTTTCGCGGGAgcagtaatattttcgaaagaaTTTCAATTGGGTGATCCCACCATAAATGCTCTAGAGTTGTGGGGTGCAGAATATCAAGAAAACAATGCACTAATTTGCAAGCCTGAACATCGTAAGATCTTGGAAGATATTTGTTCACGGGAGCGTTGCCCAATCagttttgttggtgttgttaccGGAAATGGAAAAGTGACATTAGTTGAAAGTCAGGCTGATTTTGAACGCGCTTTGGAGTTGGAggagaatttaaatttattgggTGCTATACCCTTTGATCTTGAACTGAAACATGTACTTGGCGATATGCCGCAAAGGGAATACAAATTGGACCGTATTTCAGAAAAACTAAAACCATTATCACTAAACTCAGATTTCAATAATTCCGAATGCTTGAAAACCGTGCTAAGTCAATTATCTGTAGGAAGTAAAAGATTCCTTACCAATAAGGTTGATCGATGCGTTACCGGTCTAGTCGCGCAGCAGCAGTGTGTAGGGCCGTTACACACTCCTTTAGCCGACTACGGCTTAACTGCAATTtcttattttggaaaaaaaggcaTAGCTACGTCCATCGGTACTCAACCTATAAAAGGTATCCTTAGCTCTTCTGCAATGGCACGTATGTGCGTAGCCGAAGCAATATCcaatttagtttttgtaaaaatcacgGAATTAGCAGATGTTAAGTGCTCTGGAAACTGGATGTGGCCTGCGAAATTACCTGGAGAAGGTGCCCGTTTATATGACGCTTGCAAAGAAATGTGTCAGATGATGAAGGAACTGCATATTGCAGTTGATGGCGGAAAGGATTCACTATCTATGGCTGCAAAAGTTAACGACGAAACTGTAAAATCTCCAGGCACACTTGTAATTTCTACTTACGTACCGTGTCCAGACATTACCGTGAAGATAACTCCAGATCTTAAGGGCCCTTCTTTAGGAGAGCAAACAGCCCTTGTATGGATAAACATCGAAGGGAAGTTTCGATTGGGTGGATCCGCATTAGCCCTTGCGTTTTCACAGCAAGGCGACGAGTGCCCGACAGTTTTGCAAAGTGACATTCTTGTTAAAGCTTTCACCactacacaaaatttaatacagcAGGGAAAACTTTTAGCTGGGCACGATATTAGTGATGGTGGGCTCATTACATGTCTATTGGAAATGGCATTCGGAGGATTATGTGGATTTCAAATTGACTTAACCAATGTAATGAAGATATTAAATACTGCTCATATTGATAAAGCAGCAAAATTAATTGGTAAACCAGAAGTGGCTGTTTTGTATGCTGAAGAATGTGGTTGGGTTATTGAGGTGCCAATGAAATTACTGTCGGAAGTTCAAAATATCTACACGAATAATGGGGTTCCAAACTATTATTTAGGTTTAACAAGTGGTCTTGGTCTCAATTCGAccttaattataaaaaatcattcCGAAACCATTCTTCATAACGATGTTAAAACTCTTTTTAAACAATGGGAAAGAACAAGTTTTGAAATAGAAAAACTGCAATCCAATCCAGATTGCGCTTTGGAAGAATATAATTCTTTGAATTATCGCTCTGCTCCTAAATATTATTGTAGTCTCGACTTAAATGCTGAAATAAGTGCACTTCGGGCCACAAAAGTTGTAAGCGTTGCCGTTATTCGCGAGGAGGGCATCAATAGCGATAGAGAAATTATGGCATCCCTAATCAAAGCCAATTTTGAAGTTCATGACGTTACCATGTCCGATCTGTTGTGCG GAAGAACTTATTTGGATCGATACCGTGGCATCATATTCCCTGGAGGCTTTAGTTATGCCGATACTTTGGGTTCTGCCAAAGGTTGGGCCGCCAATATTATGTTTAGCGACTTACTTTCTCCGCAGTTTGAAGCATTCAAACGACGCCAGGATGTCTTTTCGTTGGGAGTGTGTAATGGCTGTCAACTCATGGCCTTAATCGGGTGGGTTGGCAATGTTAGCATGCTTAATGGACACGTAATTGACGTGCCGGAAGTTGCGGTTCTTCACAATAAATCGGAACGCTTTGAATGTCGGTGGACAACAATACGGGTTGAAGATAGTAATTCAATAatgttgaataaattaaaaggtTCCATTTTGGGTTGTTGGATATCACATGGTGAAGGCAGATTTTCGTTCCGTACTacagaaattttgaattcattaaaatcaaatcgATGTGTTGCCATAAAATATGCGGATGACAAAGGGAACGCTACTGAAGCATATCCAATGAATCCCAATGGAAGTGTTGATGGAATTGCAGGCCTATGTTCAGAGGACGGGCGTCATTTAGCCCTCATGCCACATCCCGAACGATGTACCGCCATGTTTCAATGGCCTTATGTTCCAGCTgactttaaaattaattcctTAGAAAGCCCATGGCAAATCATGTTTAACTCAGCCTATGAATGGTGCACTAAATAA